Within Burkholderia cepacia GG4, the genomic segment GATCGCCGCTTCACGGCAGCCGTGATGCCTGCCGGGCAATTCCGACAGGTACATCGACGGCACGTGCGTGATCTTCGCGGCGAGGGACAGTTTGCCCATCGTTCAAGTCTCCGTATCGTTCGTTCTTGCTGGCGGCGAAGCGACCCGCCCGTTACACGCCCCAGCGGGGAATGTGATGCGAACCCATCGAGATGCACACGTTCTTGATCTCCGCGAACACCTCGAAGCTGTATTCGCCGCCTTCGCGTCCGGTGCCCGACTCCTTCACGCCGCCGAACGGCTGGCGCAGGTCGCGCACGTTCTGGCTGTTCACGAACACCATTCCGGCCTCGATGCCGCGTGCCAGACGATGCACCTTGCCGACGTCCTGCGTCCAGATGTACGACGCGAGCCCGTAGGACGTGTCGTTCGCGAGCCGCAGCCCTTCTTCCTCGTCCTCGAACGGAATCAGGCACGCGACCGGCCCGAAAATCTCTTCCTGCGCGATGCGCATCCGGTTGTCGACGTCGGCAAACACGGTCGGGCGCACGAAGTTGCCGTTGCGCAGATGGTCTGGCAGCCCTGCCGGCTTGTCCGCGCCACCCGCGACCACGCGCGCGCCCTCCTGCTCGCCGATGCGGATATAGCCCGTCACCTTCTCCCAGTGCTGGCGCGTGATCATCGCGCCGAGATTCGTGCCCGGATCGGCCGGATCGCCGACCACCAGGTTGTTCGCGCGGCGCGCGAATTCCTGCACGAAGCGATCGTAGATCGTGCGCTGCACGAAGATCCGCGAGCCCGCGGTACAACGCTCGCCGTTGATCGAGAAGATCGTGAACAGCGACGCGTCGAGCGCGCGGTCGAAATCGGCATCGTCGAAAATCAGCACCGGCGACTTGCCGCCGAGCTCCATCGAATACTTCTTCAGGCCAGCGCGTTCCATGATCCGCTTGCCCGTGACCGTGCCGCCCGTGAACGACACCGCGCGCACGTCCGGATGGCGCACGAGCGCGTCGCCGGCGGTCGCGCCGTAGCCCTGCACGACGTTCAGCACGCCCGGCGGGATGCCGGCTTCGAGTGCGAGCCGGCCGAGCTGGTCGGCCGTCAGCGGCGACAGCTCCGACATCTTCAGCACGGCCGTGTTGCCGAGCGCGAGACACGGCGCGGTCTTCCACGTCGCGGTCATGAACGGCACGTTCCACGGCGACACCAGCGCGCACACGCCGACCGGCTGGTACAGCGTGTAGTTCAGCATCTGGTCGTCGACCGGATAGGTGCGGCCGTTCATCTGCACGCACACTTCCGCGAAGAAATTGAAGTTCTCGGACGCGCGCGGAATCAGCTGCTTGCTCGTCTGTGCGATCGGCAAGCCGGTGTCCTGCGTCTCGAGCGCGGCGAGCATCGGCACGTTCTTCTCGATCAGCTCGCCGAGCTTGCGCATCAGCTTCGCGCGCTCCTTCGCGGGCGTGTTCGCCCATTTCGGGAACGCTTCCTTCGCCGCACGCACGGCCGCGTCGACTTCGGCCTCGCCGGCCGACGCGACGTCGGTGATCACGTCGCCCGTCGCGGGGTTCAGCGTCGTGAAGGTCTCGCGGCTCTCGACTTCGCGGCCGTCGATCCAGTGCTTGATGGTCATGTGCTCTCCTTCCTTGGGCGACGGGCTTAGCCGGCGCGATAGTAGTCTGCTTCGCCGACGATCGTGTTCACGAGCCGGCCGATCCCTTCGATTTCGGTCACGACCTCGTCGCCCGGCTTCGTGTCCGCCAGCCCTTCGGGCGTGCCGGTCAAGATCAGGTCGCCCGGCGACAGCGTCATGAAGCTGCTGATGTGCTCGATCAGCGCCGGCACGTCGAAGATCATGTCGCGCGTGCTGCCGCGCTGCGTCTCCTGGCCGTTCACCGTCGTGCGCAGCGTCAGGTCGCCTGCGTCGCCGATCTCGTCGCGGCTCACGAACCACGGCCCGAGCGGCGTGCAGGTGTCGCGATTCTTCACGCGCAGGTTCGGGCGGTAGTAGTTCTCGAGATAGTCGCGGATCGCGTAGTCGTTCGCGACCGTATAGCCGGCCACGTGGTCGAGCGCCTGCGCACGGCTCACGTTGCGCGCGGGGCGGCCGATCACGACGGCCAGCTCGCACTCGTAGTGCATGTGCGTCGCATCCGCCGGGCGCACGGTGCGCGACCGGTGGCCGATGAACGTGTTCGGCCCCTTCAGGAAGATCAGCGGCTCGCTCGGCGCCTTGAACGCGAGTTCCTTCGCGTGGTCCGCGTAGTTGAGGCCGAGCGCGAACGTCGTGCGCGGCGCGACGGGCGGCAGCCAGGTCACCACGTCCTCGGCGACAACCCGCCCCGTATCGAGACGGATCATGCCGTCGCCGGCCGGTTCGGCCGCATGCAGTGCGCCGTTGTAGATCACGCGCGCCGTCTTCATCGTGCTTCCTCCGCAATCAGCGTATGCCGCAACGTGCCGATGCCGGCGGCCGAAATCTCGATCGTGCTGCCCGCACGGGCGCACGGTGCGCCGCCCGCGACACCGAGCAACAGCACGTCGCCCGCGTCGAACGACATGAAAGCCGTCACGTCGGCGATCAGTTCGCGTACCGGGCGAATCAGCGTGGCGGTTGACGCGGACACCACCACCTCGCCGTCGATCCGCACGGTCAGGCCGATCGTGTCGGCATCGCCAAGCGCGGCGGCCGGCACGATGGCCGGGCCCAGCGGGCAGAAACCATCGCGGCACTTGCAGCGCACGGCCGGACGGTAGTAATCGGGATGCGGCACCGACACGTCGCTCGCGAGCGTGAAGCCGTGCACGTAGTCGAGCGCCTGCGCGGCCGGCACGCGGGTCGCGCGCCGGGCGAACACGACGGCCACCGATGCGCCGATCTCCAGCGCGTCGACGCCCGCCGGCACCACGACGGCGGCGCCGTCGGCCGCATGCGTGTTGGCCGGCTTGATATAAAGGATCGGCGCCTGCGGCGGCCGGCCATAAGGCGGTGCGTTCACGGCATCGCCGAGCGCGTCGAGCGCCGCACGCTCGTTGAGCAGCGCACCGTACACGGTACCGATGGCGACCGGCAACGGCGGCGCCGCGGCGGTCATGCAAGACAGCTCCATGCGTCATTCCCCTGCCGCGCGTCGCGGCGCATCGTCAATAGTTAACATCTTA encodes:
- a CDS encoding fumarylacetoacetate hydrolase family protein, which translates into the protein MELSCMTAAAPPLPVAIGTVYGALLNERAALDALGDAVNAPPYGRPPQAPILYIKPANTHAADGAAVVVPAGVDALEIGASVAVVFARRATRVPAAQALDYVHGFTLASDVSVPHPDYYRPAVRCKCRDGFCPLGPAIVPAAALGDADTIGLTVRIDGEVVVSASTATLIRPVRELIADVTAFMSFDAGDVLLLGVAGGAPCARAGSTIEISAAGIGTLRHTLIAEEAR
- the hpaE gene encoding 5-carboxymethyl-2-hydroxymuconate semialdehyde dehydrogenase is translated as MTIKHWIDGREVESRETFTTLNPATGDVITDVASAGEAEVDAAVRAAKEAFPKWANTPAKERAKLMRKLGELIEKNVPMLAALETQDTGLPIAQTSKQLIPRASENFNFFAEVCVQMNGRTYPVDDQMLNYTLYQPVGVCALVSPWNVPFMTATWKTAPCLALGNTAVLKMSELSPLTADQLGRLALEAGIPPGVLNVVQGYGATAGDALVRHPDVRAVSFTGGTVTGKRIMERAGLKKYSMELGGKSPVLIFDDADFDRALDASLFTIFSINGERCTAGSRIFVQRTIYDRFVQEFARRANNLVVGDPADPGTNLGAMITRQHWEKVTGYIRIGEQEGARVVAGGADKPAGLPDHLRNGNFVRPTVFADVDNRMRIAQEEIFGPVACLIPFEDEEEGLRLANDTSYGLASYIWTQDVGKVHRLARGIEAGMVFVNSQNVRDLRQPFGGVKESGTGREGGEYSFEVFAEIKNVCISMGSHHIPRWGV
- a CDS encoding fumarylacetoacetate hydrolase family protein, which produces MKTARVIYNGALHAAEPAGDGMIRLDTGRVVAEDVVTWLPPVAPRTTFALGLNYADHAKELAFKAPSEPLIFLKGPNTFIGHRSRTVRPADATHMHYECELAVVIGRPARNVSRAQALDHVAGYTVANDYAIRDYLENYYRPNLRVKNRDTCTPLGPWFVSRDEIGDAGDLTLRTTVNGQETQRGSTRDMIFDVPALIEHISSFMTLSPGDLILTGTPEGLADTKPGDEVVTEIEGIGRLVNTIVGEADYYRAG